The nucleotide sequence CGGGAAGAAGGTGCCGGTCAACCGCGTCGCTTCCGTCGAAGTGGGGGAGCGGGTGCTGCACACGGCCTTCGGCATGGGCACCGTCATCGCGGTACACGGCGCCGGGGACGCGACGAAGGTCGACGTCGACTTCGGCTCGGCCGGCGCCAAGCGTCTCAGCCTGCGCCACGCGCCGATGGAGAAGCTGTAGACCCTTCGCTGCGCTCAGGGCCCTTCGACAGGCTCAGGGAACCGATCACGGGTCGTTGAGCCTGTCGAAACGCCTCGAGCTTGTCGAGAGGTTCCCCTGGCGCGCACAACTGTGGCCTGGCCCCCAGCACGCTGCCTATATCCGGGTGCTGGGGCTCTAGCCACTCTTGTGCGCGGCGCGGGCCTGCAGAGGTGCGTTTGGTGGCTGTTCCCCTTCGCTTCGCTCAGGGTCCTTCGACGAGCTCAGGGAACCGGGAGGCTCAGGCCCTTCGACGAGCTCAGGGAACCGATCACGGATCGTTGAGCCTGTCGAAACGCCCCGAGCGGAGCGAGGGGTCCCACCTGACCGAGACGCCGAGCGACGCCCGAGCGGAGCGAGGGGTCCTACCTGACCGAGACGCCGAGCGACTTGAGCCAGGTGACGGGGTTGCTGGCCGAGTAGATGTCGCCCGGGGTGGTGCCGTCGGGGTAGTACTCGAAGTGCAGGTGGGCGCCGAAGGAGCGGCCGGTGACGCCGACGTATCCGATCAGCTGTCCCACCTTCACGGTGTCACCGGGGGAGACGACCTTGCGGCTCATGTGGGCGTACAGCGTCGCTCCGCTGGAGTGCTGGATGACGACGTTGGTGCCGGCCCAGGAGCCGGCGGTGGAGCTGAGGACCACGCCGGAGGCGGCTGCGTAGATGGGGGTGCCGACGGGGGCCGGGAAGTCCTGGCCCGTGTGGTAGCGCGACCAGGTTCCGGTGGCGCCGAAGCTGGCGCCGACGCGGTAGTTGGACTTGACGGGCATCGAGCCCCCCTCGGTGGTGAGGTTCTCGATGTCCTGGGCCGAGAGGTCGTTGATGCTGAGGCCGACGGCGGCGGCCGCGGCCGTCTCGAGCAGCTTCTGGGCGGCCTCGGCCTCGGCCTTCAGCTTCTTCGACTGCTTGGCGACGAGCACCAGATCGGCCGACATGAGGCTCTCGCGCTCGGCGGCGGTGGTCTCGGTCTCGGCCTCGGCGGCCGACGCGTTCGACTCGGCGAGGGCCGACTCGCGCTCCTTGGCGGCATCATCGGCGATCGCGTCGCTCAGGTGCGAGCGCACGACGCTGCGGCTGACCTCCTCCGAGCGGTCCCCGAAGGCCTCCTCGGCGGCGGAGGCGGCAGCGGCGGGGACGGCGACGTC is from Tessaracoccus palaemonis and encodes:
- a CDS encoding M23 family metallopeptidase, encoding MNDNASRSARRAAVDIDDVVEVEATGSPARRGATALRFSRRLISLSVAGALSVSALFAFAFVARGAGFDAADDVAVPAAAASAAEEAFGDRSEEVSRSVVRSHLSDAIADDAAKERESALAESNASAAEAETETTAAERESLMSADLVLVAKQSKKLKAEAEAAQKLLETAAAAAVGLSINDLSAQDIENLTTEGGSMPVKSNYRVGASFGATGTWSRYHTGQDFPAPVGTPIYAAASGVVLSSTAGSWAGTNVVIQHSSGATLYAHMSRKVVSPGDTVKVGQLIGYVGVTGRSFGAHLHFEYYPDGTTPGDIYSASNPVTWLKSLGVSVR